The following proteins are co-located in the Acropora palmata chromosome 11, jaAcrPala1.3, whole genome shotgun sequence genome:
- the LOC141896451 gene encoding uncharacterized protein LOC141896451 — translation MSVLEKTPHHRIKIDLVKLNHFLSFIDQPYFYQDVSYGTRVLRLESGEQLVMPNIVRTVGRSTMIEQYLSHCSSEGFEPLGRSTLFRILKVRESSQRKSLQGLDNISASGADGFDTLHKIVEELEKSGSTQEWCDTIRRKLKKGKRYLKTDYRAHCREGNDLCPDHCRWYALSDPQKSHFQVSCDHHHLEECDQCESLKTTILSVLSEIESPYISFYSSERKEDLLHDGRHAQDMVFQWKAHILRAENQDKAKVDALKALTSESILVVMDWAMKFNQMKYREKQSEWFGKRGRSWHVSCIVSKPVGEIASYVHLFDSCTQDWYAVYGILTHLLKIVKADQPHISRAYLRSDGAGCYFNNNLIAAVSQFGEQVGITVMRYDFSEPQYGKDVCDRIISPLKGAIRRYCHEGHDILTASDMYEALQARQVKGTTAAVCEIDRDQVLKVNRITNFSTFHNFKYDASGLLVSKAYNIGPGELLSWSDLNVQCPGLITVKEVDERCFFPIAPRRMKAPGDESDETQLLFECKEPGCSYVYATFDMLQDHVNFGEHGLNVQPQEGIYDRLRRQWAYKFSTLSLTDYSRKEKKQPAGQERASPKEVWKSEGEGWALQKPRGGSTRFSETVKSFLKDRFNAGAQTGRKADPAQVSADIRKVRNADGTRKFSSNEWLTKAQVQSFFSRLSSLNRKANRTLQRDNVVGDHEDGNDKDDDLLLEEELEYLDEKLRNEEIDDICNQVGVIHPIMYDGYDLCEQVKLDKLS, via the exons ATGAGTGTACTGGAGAAAACGCCACACCACAGAATCAAGATTGATTTAGTAAAGCTGAATCATTTCTTGTCATTTATCGATCAACCATACTTTTATCAAGACGTTTCGTATGGAACCAGGGTACTGCGATTAGAATCTGGTGAACAGCTAGTGATGCCCAACATTGTGCGAACAGTAGGGAGATCCACTATGATAGAACAATACCTCAGTCATTGCAGCAGTGAAGGCTTTGAGCCCCTTGGAAGGTCTACCTTGTTTCGAATCTTAAAGGTCAGAGAATCCTCCCAGCGTAAATCACTTCAGGGACTTGACAACATATCAGCAAGTGGAGCGGATGGCTTCGATACTCTTCACAAGATCGTAGAGGAGTTGGAGAAAAGCGGATCAACTCAGGAGTGGTGCGACACTATACGAAGAAAGCTTAAGAAAGGAAAGCGCTATCTGAAAACGGACTATCGAGCGCACTGTCGAGAAGGCAACGACCTATGTCCCGACCACTGTAGGTGGTATGCCCTCAGTGACCCCCAGAAGAGCCATTTTCAAGTATCCTGCGACCACCACCATCTTGAAGAGTGTGACCAATGTGAATCACTGAAGACAACTATCCTTTCTGTTTTGTCGGAAATTGAATCACCATACATCAGCTTCTACAGTTCTGAACGAAAGGAGGACCTCCTACATGATGGCCGCCATGCACAAGACATGGTGTTTCAGTGGAAAGCACACATCTTAAGAGCAGAGAATCAAGACAAAGCAAAAGTTGATGCGCTGAAGGCCCTTACCAGTGAGTCTATTTTGGTAGTAATGGATTGGGCAATGAAGTTCAACCAAATGAAGTACAGGGAAAAGCAATCGGAATGGTTTGGCAAGCGTGGGAGGAGTTGGCACGTTAGCTGCATTGTATCGAAGCCTGTTGGTGAGATAGCTTCGTATGTTCACCTCTTTGATAGCTGCACTCAGGACTGGTATGCAGTGTACGGGATCCTGACACATCTGCTGAAGATTGTGAAAGCTGATCAACCACACATCAGTAGGGCCTACCTACGCTCTGATGGTGCTGGCTGCTACTTTAACAATAACCTGATAGCAGCGGTTAGCCAGTTTGGTGAGCAAGTTGGCATAACAGTAATGAG ATACGACTTCTCCGAACCACAGTATGGTAAGGATGTGTGTGACCGTATCATCAGCCCCTTAAAGGGTGCCATCCGACGTTACTGTCACGAGGGTCACGACATTTTGACCGCGTCAGATATGTACGAGGCTTTACAGGCCAGACAAGTGAAAGGAACCACAGCAGCTGTATGTGAGATAGATCGTGACCAAGTCCTCAAGGTAAACCGCATCACAAATTTCAGCACTTTCCATAATTTTAAATATGATGCTAGCGGTCTCCTAGTCTCTAAGGCCTATAACATCGGTCCTGGAGAACTGTTATCGTGGTCAGATCTCAACGTTCAGTGTCCAGGTCTTATTACAGTAAAGGAAGTCGACGAACGTTGCTTCTTCCCTATTGCACCCAGACGCATGAAGGCACCAGGCGATGAGTCAGACGAAACGCAGTTACTGTTTGAGTGTAAAGAACCTGGATGCTCTTACGTCTACGCCACCTTTGATATGTTGCAAGATCATGTTAATTTTGGAGAACATGGATTAAACGTCCAGCCACAGGAAGGCATTTATGATCGCCTACGTCGTCAGTGGGCTTACAAGTTCTCCACACTTTCTCTTACCGATTattcgagaaaagaaaaaaagcagcCTGCAGGTCAGGAACGTGCCTCACCAAAAGAAGTCTGGAAATCGGAGGGTGAAGGCTGGGCACTACAAAAGCCGAGGGGAGGAAGTACCAGGTTTTCGGAAACGGTTAAATCATTCCTGAAAGACAGGTTCAACGCTGGCGCTCAAACTGGTAGGAAAGCTGATCCAGCTCAAGTTTCTGCCGACATAAGGAAGGTCAGGAATGCCGACGGAACACGGAAGTTTAGCAGCAACGAGTGGCTGACGAAGGCGCAAGTCCAATCCTTTTTCAGTAGGTTGTCGTCACTAAACAGAAAAGCTAACCGAACACTGCAAAGAGATAATGTTGTGGGAGATCATGAGGACGGTAATGATAAAGATGATGATCTTCTCCTGGAGGAAGAGCTTGAATATCTGGACGAGAAACTCAGAAACGAGGAAATTGATGATATTTGTAATCAAGTTGGTGTCATCCACCCCATCATGTATGATGGTTATGACCTGTGTGAGCAGGTCAAACTTGACAAACTCTCGTGA
- the LOC141896453 gene encoding uncharacterized protein LOC141896453 has product MATCETNCFLFYKDSDGCGDFKGEGELVPLSECNADITAHLRRCHLSKECLTEKELILMCAGYFCPTEQQVQRMMVCPRHCANLGKYWGNQTRRTPCQYPEHKGKIEGVKSDRAFTVKLAKEVKDLFGVIVPVGSPICNSCRKNHSQKMKSEWKWLENKDVDEAAPVELPRKCKVDARAAMKAWSPGTPAPPTRAKSADPQWTPGEMYELESQLSDGESDVDPALKVYNEAMSQIATLSDVKEVEPLTFRLTSNWEEASKSEKMLCKEKVDEPCRAVCSVIAPNASKELLEAFKLSSSPGSDLTALVTAYRNAPNRGLKTQILSLYMLRYSSTELN; this is encoded by the exons ATGGCAACTTGTGAAACaaactgtttccttttttataaAGATTCGGATGGATGCGGCGATTTTAAGGGGGAAGGTGAGTTAGTACCTCTGTCCGAGTGCAACGCTGATATAACTGCACATCTCAGACGGTGTCATCTGTCTAAAGAATGCTTAACGGAGAAAGAACTTATTTTGATGTGTGCAGGCTATTTTTGCCCAACTGAACAACAAGTGCAACGTATGATGGTTTGCCCAAGGCATTGTGCTAATCTTGGGAAGTACTGGGGAAATCAAACCCGGAGAACACCGTGTCAGTATCCTGAGCACAAAGGAAAGATAGAAGGAGTGAAAAGTGACCGTGCATTCACCGTAAAACTTGCAAAGGAAGTAAAAGACCTGTTTGGAGTTATTGTTCCTGTTGGATCGC CCATCTGCAACAGCTGCAGAAAGAACCACAGTCAGAAAATGAAGAGTGAATGGAAATGGCTGGAAAACAAAGACGTCGATGAAGCAGCTCCAGTTGAATTACCGAG GAAATGCAAAGTGGATGCTCGCGCAGCAATGAAAGCTTGGTCTCCAGGCACTCCAGCGCCCCCGACGAGAGCAAAGTCAGCAGATCCACAATGGACGCCAGGAGAGATGTATGAGCTGGAATCTCAATTATCTGATGGTGAGTCAGACGTGGACCCAGCTTTAAAGGTGTACAATGAGGCAATGTCACAAATCGCCACTCTGTCAGACGTCAAAGAAGTAGAGCCACTGACGTTTAGGCTGACGTCAAATTGGGAGGAGGCATCAAAAAGCGAAAAGATGTTgtgcaaagaaaaagttgatgaACCCTGCCGAGCTGTTTGTAGCGTTATCGCACCAAATGCCAGTAAAGAGCTATTAGAAGCTTttaaattatcatcatcaccagGCAGCGATCTAACTGCATTGGTAACTGCATACAGAAATGCCCCAAATAGAGGTCTTAAAACTCAGATTCTAAGTTTATACATGCTGAGATATTCGTCTactgaactgaactga